Proteins encoded by one window of Burkholderia plantarii:
- the yihA gene encoding ribosome biogenesis GTP-binding protein YihA/YsxC produces the protein MAFLLHQARFYTTVNHLRDLPPTVIPEIAFAGRSNAGKSTAINILCNQKRLAFASKTPGRTQHINYFSVGPEAEPVANLVDLPGYGYAEVPGAAKAHWEALLSAYLKTRPQLRGMILMMDSRRPLTELDQRMIEWFAPTGKPIHTLLTKCDKLTRQESVNALRNTKKALEAYRDGGYEGELTVQLFSALKRTGLDEAHALIEGWLRPSAAGENDAAVGE, from the coding sequence ATGGCCTTCCTGCTCCATCAAGCCCGCTTCTACACGACCGTCAATCACCTGCGCGACCTGCCGCCCACCGTGATTCCGGAGATCGCCTTCGCCGGCCGGTCGAACGCGGGCAAATCGACGGCGATCAACATCCTCTGCAATCAGAAGCGGCTCGCGTTCGCCTCGAAGACGCCGGGGCGCACGCAGCACATCAACTACTTCTCGGTCGGCCCCGAGGCGGAACCGGTCGCGAACCTCGTCGACCTGCCCGGCTACGGCTACGCCGAGGTGCCCGGCGCTGCGAAGGCGCACTGGGAAGCGCTGCTGTCGGCCTACCTCAAGACCCGGCCCCAATTGCGCGGCATGATCCTGATGATGGACTCGCGCCGGCCGCTGACCGAACTCGATCAGCGCATGATCGAGTGGTTCGCGCCGACCGGCAAGCCGATTCACACGCTGCTGACGAAGTGCGACAAATTGACCCGCCAAGAGAGCGTCAATGCGCTTCGCAATACGAAGAAAGCGCTCGAGGCCTATCGCGACGGCGGCTATGAGGGTGAGCTAACCGTGCAGTTGTTCTCGGCACTCAAGCGCACCGGACTCGACGAAGCGCACGCGCTGATCGAGGGTTGGCTGCGGCCGTCGGCCGCCGGCGAAAATGACGCAGCTGTAGGAGAATGA
- a CDS encoding DNA-directed RNA polymerase subunit alpha gives MQTSLLKPKIIAVESLGENHAKVVMEPFERGYGHTLGNALRRVLLSSMVGYAPTEVTIAGVVHEYSTLDGVQEDVVNLLLNLKGVVFKLHNRDEVTVTLRKEGEGIVTAGDIELAHDCEVINPDHVIAHLTKGGKLDVQIKIEKGRGYVPGNVRRYGEETAKIIGRIVLDASFSPVRRVSYAVESARVEQRTDLDKLVMNIETSGVITPEEAIRQSARILVDQLSVFAALEGTETAAEAPSRAPQIDPILLRPVDDLELTVRSANCLKAENIYYIGDLIQRTENELLKTPNLGRKSLNEIKEVLASRGLTLGMKLENWPPAGLDK, from the coding sequence ATGCAAACCAGTTTGTTGAAACCCAAGATCATCGCCGTGGAGTCGCTGGGCGAGAACCATGCGAAAGTGGTCATGGAGCCGTTCGAACGCGGCTATGGCCATACCTTGGGCAATGCGCTCCGCCGCGTGCTGCTGTCGTCGATGGTGGGCTACGCGCCGACCGAAGTGACGATCGCCGGTGTCGTGCATGAGTACTCGACGCTCGATGGTGTGCAAGAGGACGTCGTCAACCTGCTGCTGAACCTGAAGGGTGTGGTGTTCAAGCTGCACAACCGCGACGAAGTCACGGTGACCCTGCGCAAGGAAGGCGAAGGCATTGTGACGGCCGGCGACATCGAACTCGCGCACGACTGCGAGGTGATCAACCCCGATCACGTGATCGCGCATCTGACCAAGGGCGGCAAGCTCGACGTCCAGATCAAGATCGAGAAGGGCCGCGGCTACGTGCCGGGCAACGTTCGTCGCTACGGCGAGGAAACCGCGAAGATCATCGGCCGCATCGTGCTGGACGCCTCGTTCTCGCCGGTTCGTCGCGTCAGCTATGCGGTGGAAAGCGCCCGGGTCGAGCAGCGTACCGACCTCGACAAGCTCGTCATGAACATCGAGACGAGCGGCGTGATCACGCCGGAAGAAGCGATCCGCCAGTCGGCCCGCATCCTGGTCGACCAGCTGTCCGTGTTCGCGGCGCTGGAAGGCACGGAGACGGCCGCGGAAGCGCCGTCGCGCGCGCCGCAGATCGATCCGATCCTGCTGCGTCCGGTGGACGATCTCGAGTTGACGGTACGTTCGGCGAACTGCCTGAAGGCCGAGAACATCTACTACATCGGCGATCTGATCCAGCGCACGGAAAACGAGCTGCTGAAGACGCCGAACCTCGGCCGCAAGTCGCTGAACGAAATCAAGGAAGTGCTGGCCTCGCGCGGCCTTACGCTGGGCATGAAGCTCGAAAACTGGCCGCCGGCCGGTCTCGACAAGTAA
- the rplQ gene encoding 50S ribosomal protein L17: MRHRHGLRKLNRTSSHRLAMLRNMSNSLIEHEVIKTTLPKAKELRKVVEPLITLGKKPSLANRRLAFNRLRDRDSVTKLFDVLGPRFANRPGGYLRILKFGFRVGDNAPMALVELLDRPEVSEDNVQEAE; encoded by the coding sequence ATGCGTCACCGTCATGGTCTGCGGAAACTGAACCGCACGAGCAGCCACCGTCTGGCAATGCTCCGTAACATGTCCAACTCGCTGATCGAGCACGAAGTCATCAAGACGACGCTGCCGAAGGCGAAGGAACTCCGCAAGGTCGTTGAGCCCCTGATCACGCTCGGCAAGAAGCCGTCGCTCGCGAACCGCCGCCTGGCGTTCAACCGCCTGCGCGATCGTGACTCGGTCACGAAGCTGTTCGACGTGCTGGGCCCGCGCTTCGCGAATCGTCCGGGCGGCTATCTGCGCATCCTGAAGTTCGGCTTCCGCGTCGGCGACAACGCGCCGATGGCGCTGGTCGAGCTGCTCGATCGTCCGGAAGTCTCGGAAGACAACGTCCAGGAAGCCGAATAA
- the hemB gene encoding porphobilinogen synthase encodes MSLHPLHRPRRMRRDDFSRRLMRENLLTTNDLILPVFVVEGTNVRQSVASMPGVERVSVDLLMGVAEQCVALGVPVLSLFPAIEPALKTPDGREAGNPDGLIPRAVRELKRHFPELGVLTDVALDPYTSHGQDGVLDENGYVINDATIEILLEQARAQAEAGVDIVAPSDMMDGRIGSIREMLESDGHIHTRIMAYSAKYASAFYGPFRDAVGSATNLGKSNKMTYQMDPANSDEALREIRLDIDEGADMVMVKPGMPYLDIVRRVKDEFRFPTYVYQVSGEYAMLKAAALNGWLDHDKVVLESLLAFKRAGADGVLTYFALDAARLLRDQK; translated from the coding sequence ATGAGCCTCCATCCCTTGCATCGCCCGCGCAGAATGCGCCGCGACGACTTCTCGCGTCGCCTGATGCGTGAAAACCTCCTCACCACCAACGACCTGATCCTGCCGGTGTTCGTCGTCGAAGGCACCAACGTGCGCCAGAGCGTGGCCTCGATGCCGGGCGTCGAGCGCGTCTCGGTGGACCTGCTGATGGGCGTGGCCGAGCAATGCGTCGCGCTCGGCGTGCCGGTGCTGTCGCTGTTCCCGGCGATCGAGCCGGCGTTGAAGACGCCCGACGGCCGCGAGGCCGGCAATCCCGATGGCCTGATCCCGCGCGCGGTGCGCGAGCTGAAGCGCCACTTTCCCGAGCTCGGCGTGCTGACCGACGTGGCGCTCGATCCGTACACGAGTCACGGCCAGGACGGCGTGCTCGACGAGAACGGCTACGTGATCAACGACGCGACCATCGAGATCCTGCTCGAGCAGGCGCGCGCGCAGGCCGAGGCCGGCGTCGACATCGTCGCTCCGTCGGACATGATGGACGGCCGGATCGGCTCGATCCGCGAGATGCTGGAAAGCGACGGCCACATCCACACGCGCATCATGGCCTACTCGGCGAAATACGCGTCGGCGTTCTACGGCCCGTTCCGCGACGCGGTCGGCTCGGCCACCAATCTCGGCAAGAGCAACAAGATGACGTACCAGATGGACCCGGCGAACTCCGACGAGGCGCTGCGCGAGATCCGGCTCGACATCGACGAAGGCGCCGACATGGTGATGGTGAAGCCCGGCATGCCGTACCTCGACATCGTGCGCCGCGTGAAGGACGAGTTCCGCTTCCCGACCTACGTCTACCAGGTCAGCGGCGAATACGCGATGCTGAAGGCCGCCGCGCTGAACGGCTGGCTCGACCACGACAAGGTCGTGCTCGAATCGCTGCTCGCGTTCAAGCGCGCGGGCGCCGACGGCGTGCTCACCTACTTCGCGCTCGACGCCGCGCGTCTGCTGCGCGACCAGAAGTAA
- the cutA gene encoding divalent-cation tolerance protein CutA, giving the protein MVIVLMMTTVPDAATARSLADGALGARLAACVSELGTIRSSYHWQGKIESAEEIQLLFKTSAVRALELERFITSHHPYETPEIVSWQATASVPYGSWVAAETQRLFHV; this is encoded by the coding sequence ATGGTGATCGTGCTGATGATGACGACCGTGCCGGATGCGGCCACGGCCCGCTCGCTCGCGGACGGCGCGCTCGGCGCCCGGCTCGCGGCGTGCGTGTCGGAGCTTGGCACGATCCGCTCGAGCTATCACTGGCAAGGCAAGATCGAATCGGCAGAAGAGATCCAGTTGCTGTTCAAGACGAGCGCCGTGCGCGCGCTCGAGCTTGAGCGTTTCATCACCTCCCATCATCCCTACGAGACACCCGAAATCGTCTCATGGCAGGCCACCGCGTCCGTCCCCTACGGCAGTTGGGTGGCGGCCGAAACCCAACGCCTCTTCCATGTCTGA
- a CDS encoding c-type cytochrome, producing MNRLCKSLIALQVAAGFVGFVAEADAADAAKPDLERGKAIATQVCASCHGADGNSATGAFPKLAGQHPDYLVKQLHDFKTQPGAKGPARNSAVMAGFAGALNDADARNVAAYYGAQSPKPGVARDAATVALGRQIYRGGIADKGVPACASCHGPTGQGIPVQYPRLSGQWADYTVAQLTAFQQGAGARNNNEPMHQIASRLSDSEVKAVADYIAGLH from the coding sequence ATGAATCGACTGTGCAAGTCTCTGATAGCGCTTCAGGTTGCGGCAGGGTTCGTTGGTTTCGTGGCAGAGGCAGACGCGGCGGATGCGGCCAAGCCGGATCTGGAGCGAGGCAAGGCGATCGCGACGCAGGTCTGCGCGTCCTGTCACGGCGCCGACGGCAACAGTGCCACGGGCGCGTTCCCGAAGCTGGCCGGCCAGCATCCCGACTATCTGGTCAAGCAGTTGCACGATTTCAAGACGCAGCCGGGCGCCAAGGGGCCGGCGCGCAACAGCGCGGTGATGGCCGGTTTCGCCGGCGCGCTGAACGACGCCGACGCGCGCAACGTGGCCGCCTACTACGGCGCGCAGTCCCCGAAGCCCGGGGTCGCGCGCGACGCGGCCACCGTCGCGCTGGGCCGGCAGATCTACCGCGGCGGCATCGCGGACAAGGGCGTGCCGGCCTGCGCAAGCTGCCATGGTCCGACCGGACAGGGCATTCCGGTGCAGTATCCGCGCCTGTCGGGGCAGTGGGCCGATTACACGGTCGCGCAACTCACGGCGTTCCAGCAGGGCGCGGGCGCGCGCAACAACAACGAGCCGATGCACCAGATCGCATCGCGCCTGTCGGACAGCGAAGTGAAGGCGGTTGCCGATTACATTGCCGGCCTGCACTGA
- the rpsD gene encoding 30S ribosomal protein S4 encodes MARYTGPKAKLSRREGTDLFLKSARRSLADKCKLDSKPGQHGRISGARTSDYGTQLREKQKVKRIYGVLERQFRRYFAEADRRKGNTGENLLQLLESRLDNVVYRMGFGSTRAEARQLVSHKAITVNGIASNIPSLQVKAGDVIAIREKSKKQARIVESLSLAEQGGMPSWVAVDAKKFEGTFKQVPERAEIAGDINESLIVELYSR; translated from the coding sequence GTGGCACGTTATACCGGCCCGAAGGCCAAGTTGTCCCGCCGTGAAGGCACCGATCTGTTCCTGAAGAGCGCGCGCCGCTCGCTCGCCGACAAGTGCAAGCTCGACAGCAAGCCGGGTCAGCACGGCCGCATCTCCGGTGCGCGCACGTCCGACTACGGCACGCAGCTGCGTGAAAAGCAGAAGGTCAAGCGCATCTACGGCGTGCTGGAGCGTCAGTTCCGCCGCTACTTCGCCGAAGCCGATCGCCGCAAGGGCAACACGGGTGAAAACCTGCTGCAACTGCTCGAGTCGCGCCTCGACAACGTCGTGTACCGCATGGGCTTCGGCTCGACGCGCGCCGAAGCGCGCCAGCTGGTGAGCCACAAGGCGATCACGGTGAACGGCATCGCGTCGAACATCCCGTCGCTGCAGGTCAAGGCAGGCGACGTCATCGCGATCCGTGAAAAGTCGAAGAAGCAGGCGCGTATTGTCGAATCGCTGTCGCTGGCCGAGCAAGGCGGCATGCCGAGCTGGGTTGCGGTCGACGCGAAGAAGTTCGAAGGCACGTTCAAGCAAGTGCCGGAACGCGCTGAAATCGCAGGCGATATCAACGAAAGCCTGATCGTCGAATTGTATTCGCGTTAA
- the dsbD gene encoding protein-disulfide reductase DsbD, giving the protein MSDRPFSAAAGLRLLFACLMLFGALFGLSAARADGDFLDPSLAFRFSSSESPGQVDLHFKIADGYYMYRERFVFAVKSGTATLGEAQIPPGHVKYDETFAKNVETYRGELTIHVPVTKAAGPFELSVTSQGCADGGICYPPAEHVVHVDGAALTAAPASSSPAPAQSAVPGSGSRASAPTSAAPAAPAEDGSWYERLTSADYAQSLLEGHGFLTVVALFFVAGMVLSLLPCSYPMIPILSAIIIGEGTRATRARSFALSLTYVVGMALVYTVLGIAAALIGQSLGAWLQNPWMLGAFGLLLTVFALTLIGGIDIALPQRWQDGAAQASSRRSGGRFAAVAAMGALSALVVGACMTAPLFAVLAFIAHTGNALLGGAALFAMGIGLGVPLLIIGLGAGTLLPRAGAWMEGVKVFFGVVLLAAALWIVWPVLGAAVQIALAALWLLIAAAATGLFTPAAGGASIWRRLGRGVGAAFAIWAALLLVGLAAGSTDPLRPLSVFAARGGAAVAGAAKAGTAVHEGPSFAPVRSSAELDQVIKTAGRPVLLDFYADWCVSCKEMEHLTFTDPRVQARLGQLQLVRADVTANNGDDQVLLKRFGLFGPPGIIVFDRDGRELGRVVGYQAADRFLRSLDRAGAPSA; this is encoded by the coding sequence ATGTCTGATCGACCCTTTTCCGCGGCCGCCGGCCTGCGTCTGCTGTTCGCGTGCCTGATGCTGTTCGGCGCGCTGTTCGGCCTTTCGGCTGCGCGTGCCGACGGCGACTTCCTCGACCCGTCGCTCGCGTTCCGCTTCAGTTCGAGCGAATCGCCGGGGCAGGTGGACCTGCATTTCAAGATCGCCGACGGCTACTACATGTATCGCGAGCGCTTCGTGTTCGCCGTGAAAAGCGGCACCGCGACGCTCGGCGAGGCGCAGATCCCTCCCGGCCACGTGAAGTACGACGAGACGTTCGCGAAGAACGTCGAGACCTATCGCGGCGAGCTCACGATCCATGTGCCCGTCACGAAGGCGGCGGGCCCGTTCGAGCTGTCGGTGACCTCGCAAGGCTGCGCCGACGGCGGCATCTGCTATCCGCCCGCCGAGCACGTGGTGCATGTCGATGGCGCGGCACTGACGGCGGCGCCGGCGTCCAGTTCGCCGGCGCCGGCGCAATCGGCCGTGCCGGGATCGGGCTCGCGGGCGTCCGCGCCGACGTCCGCGGCGCCGGCCGCTCCCGCCGAGGACGGCAGCTGGTACGAACGCTTGACGAGCGCCGACTACGCGCAGTCGCTGCTCGAGGGCCACGGCTTCCTGACCGTCGTCGCGCTGTTCTTCGTGGCCGGCATGGTGCTGAGCCTGCTGCCGTGCTCGTACCCGATGATCCCGATCCTGTCGGCGATCATCATCGGCGAGGGCACCCGGGCGACGCGCGCGCGCAGCTTCGCGCTGTCGCTGACCTACGTGGTCGGGATGGCGCTCGTCTACACCGTGCTCGGCATTGCCGCCGCGCTGATCGGGCAGAGCCTCGGCGCATGGCTGCAGAACCCGTGGATGCTTGGCGCGTTCGGGCTGCTGCTGACGGTATTCGCGCTGACGCTGATTGGCGGCATCGACATCGCGCTGCCGCAGCGCTGGCAGGACGGCGCCGCGCAGGCCTCGAGCCGGCGCTCGGGCGGGCGCTTCGCGGCGGTGGCCGCGATGGGCGCGCTCTCGGCGCTGGTGGTGGGCGCCTGCATGACGGCGCCGCTGTTCGCCGTGCTCGCGTTCATCGCTCATACCGGCAACGCGCTGCTCGGCGGCGCCGCGCTGTTCGCGATGGGGATCGGCCTCGGCGTGCCGCTGCTGATCATCGGCCTCGGCGCAGGCACGCTGCTGCCGCGCGCCGGCGCCTGGATGGAAGGCGTGAAGGTGTTCTTCGGCGTGGTGCTGCTCGCGGCCGCGCTCTGGATCGTCTGGCCGGTGCTCGGCGCCGCGGTGCAGATCGCGCTCGCCGCGCTCTGGCTGCTGATCGCCGCGGCGGCCACCGGCCTCTTCACGCCGGCGGCCGGCGGCGCTTCGATCTGGCGTCGGCTCGGCCGCGGCGTCGGCGCCGCGTTCGCGATCTGGGCCGCCTTGCTGCTGGTCGGCCTCGCGGCCGGCTCGACCGATCCGCTGCGTCCGCTGTCGGTATTCGCCGCGCGCGGCGGTGCCGCCGTGGCGGGCGCGGCCAAGGCCGGCACCGCCGTGCATGAAGGCCCGAGCTTCGCGCCGGTGCGTTCGAGCGCGGAGCTCGACCAGGTCATCAAGACCGCCGGCCGGCCAGTGCTGCTCGACTTCTACGCTGACTGGTGCGTGAGCTGCAAGGAGATGGAACACCTGACCTTCACCGATCCGCGCGTACAGGCGCGACTGGGACAGCTGCAGCTGGTGCGCGCCGACGTGACCGCCAACAACGGCGACGACCAGGTGCTGCTCAAGCGCTTCGGTCTGTTCGGGCCGCCCGGCATCATCGTGTTCGATCGCGACGGCCGCGAGCTCGGCCGCGTGGTCGGCTACCAGGCGGCCGACCGCTTCCTGCGCAGCCTCGATCGCGCGGGCGCGCCGTCGGCCTGA
- a CDS encoding cytochrome c biogenesis protein ResB has protein sequence MSVTTSGIQANSRRRMLNTSVELISSMRFAIALLVVLAIASIIGTVLTQDDPYPNYVNQFGPFWADIFRAIGLYTVYSAWWFMLILLFLVISLSLCVIRNGPKMLADAKSWKDKVREGSLRAFHHKAEYAATGARAQVAASLAAFIGKAGYKLVVRESDGATLISAKRGAMTRYGYIAAHLAIVVICLGGLLDSNLPIHFQMWLFGKSPVNTSAAISEISPDHRLSASNPTFRGYAWVPEGQYVSTAILNQPNGSLIQDLPFSIQLDKFIVDYYSTGMPKLFASDIVVIDRETGKRIPARVEVNKPFTYKGVSIYQSSFQDGGSQMRMTAFPMTGDRDASFPVDGTIGNAVPLAGHDGETIEFADFRAINVENLTDASGKTDARGVSTTHSLKEAFDERLGSGAKTSTPVNLHNVGPSVQYKVRGKDGQAREFNNYMLPVEVGGDRVFLAGVRASPNDPFRYLRIPADADDSIDEWMRIRAALEDPAVRAEAARRFAQGSLPDADAALRTRLNDSALRVLTLFAGADASSGRQPDGDPVGGFQAVAGFIDQSVPKAEQEKAAGLLLRMLEGAMWQVWQVAREQANLKAVAQSAESARFVQNTINALSDSFLYGAPVYLRLDSYKQVQASVFQLTRAPGKNLVYLGSLLLVFGIFSMFYVRERRLWFWLKDTAAGTGVVMAMSSARKTFDFEKEFAQTRDAVGAVLGAAPAAAGPVERETDPHDSPR, from the coding sequence ATGAGCGTTACCACGTCAGGAATCCAGGCGAACTCGCGGCGCCGCATGCTGAACACCTCGGTCGAGCTGATCAGCTCGATGCGCTTCGCGATCGCGCTGCTCGTCGTACTGGCGATCGCGAGCATCATCGGCACCGTCCTCACGCAGGATGATCCCTATCCGAACTACGTGAACCAGTTCGGCCCGTTCTGGGCCGACATCTTCCGCGCGATCGGTCTCTATACGGTCTACAGCGCCTGGTGGTTCATGCTGATCCTGCTGTTCCTGGTGATCTCGCTGTCGCTCTGCGTGATCCGCAACGGCCCGAAGATGCTGGCCGACGCGAAGAGCTGGAAGGACAAGGTGCGCGAAGGCAGCCTGCGCGCGTTCCATCACAAGGCCGAGTACGCGGCCACCGGCGCGCGCGCGCAGGTGGCGGCCTCGCTCGCCGCGTTCATCGGCAAGGCCGGCTACAAGCTGGTGGTGCGCGAATCGGACGGCGCGACGCTGATCTCCGCGAAGCGCGGCGCGATGACCAGGTACGGCTACATCGCCGCCCACCTCGCGATCGTCGTGATCTGCCTCGGCGGCCTGCTCGACAGCAACCTGCCGATCCATTTCCAGATGTGGCTGTTCGGCAAATCGCCCGTCAACACCAGCGCGGCGATCAGCGAGATCTCGCCCGACCACCGGCTGTCGGCGTCGAACCCGACGTTTCGCGGCTACGCGTGGGTGCCGGAAGGGCAGTACGTCTCGACCGCGATCCTGAACCAGCCGAACGGCTCGCTGATCCAGGACCTGCCGTTCTCGATCCAGCTCGACAAGTTCATCGTCGACTACTATTCGACCGGCATGCCGAAGCTGTTCGCGAGCGACATCGTCGTGATCGATCGCGAGACCGGCAAGCGCATCCCGGCGCGCGTCGAGGTCAACAAGCCGTTCACCTACAAGGGCGTGTCGATTTACCAGTCGAGCTTCCAGGACGGCGGCTCGCAGATGCGGATGACCGCGTTCCCGATGACGGGCGACCGCGACGCGTCGTTCCCGGTGGACGGCACGATCGGCAACGCGGTGCCGCTCGCGGGCCATGACGGCGAGACGATCGAGTTCGCCGACTTCCGCGCGATCAACGTCGAGAACCTCACCGACGCGAGCGGCAAGACCGACGCGCGCGGCGTGAGCACGACGCACTCGCTCAAGGAGGCGTTCGACGAGCGGCTCGGCTCCGGCGCGAAGACCTCGACGCCGGTGAACCTGCACAACGTCGGGCCGTCGGTGCAGTACAAGGTGCGCGGCAAAGACGGCCAGGCGCGTGAGTTCAACAACTACATGCTGCCGGTCGAGGTGGGCGGCGACCGCGTGTTCCTGGCCGGCGTGCGCGCGAGCCCGAACGATCCGTTCCGCTACCTGCGGATTCCCGCCGACGCCGACGATTCGATCGACGAGTGGATGCGGATCCGCGCCGCGCTCGAGGATCCGGCCGTGCGTGCCGAGGCCGCGCGCCGCTTCGCGCAGGGCTCGCTGCCCGACGCCGACGCGGCGTTGCGCACGCGCCTGAACGACAGCGCGCTGCGTGTCCTGACCCTTTTCGCGGGGGCCGACGCGAGTTCGGGCCGCCAGCCCGATGGCGATCCGGTGGGGGGCTTCCAGGCGGTGGCCGGTTTCATCGACCAGTCGGTACCGAAAGCCGAGCAGGAGAAGGCCGCCGGCCTGCTGCTGCGCATGCTGGAAGGCGCGATGTGGCAGGTCTGGCAGGTGGCGCGCGAGCAGGCGAACCTGAAGGCCGTCGCGCAGTCGGCCGAGTCGGCGCGCTTCGTGCAGAACACCATCAACGCGCTGTCGGACAGCTTTCTGTACGGCGCGCCGGTGTATTTGCGGCTTGATTCATATAAACAGGTGCAGGCTTCGGTATTCCAGTTGACACGCGCACCTGGTAAAAATCTGGTGTATCTTGGCAGCCTGCTGCTGGTGTTCGGCATCTTTTCGATGTTCTACGTACGCGAGCGTCGGCTGTGGTTCTGGCTCAAGGACACGGCAGCAGGCACGGGCGTCGTGATGGCGATGTCGAGCGCCCGCAAGACATTCGATTTCGAGAAGGAGTTCGCGCAGACGCGCGACGCGGTCGGCGCGGTACTCGGTGCCGCGCCCGCCGCAGCGGGCCCTGTCGAGCGCGAGACCGATCCCCACGACTCCCCACGGTAA
- the ccsB gene encoding c-type cytochrome biogenesis protein CcsB — protein MDLTQVSSSPAPRGRAQAGVPAPAPLFDERPFLKRLSLVDWLFALAMVAGAGFALVHYQAHMDYYDQAVMTGATAALVVLGWRWKPARLLMASIAVFSLLSLNLYHGDLSRADSAFFLKYFLSSQSAILWMSALFVFATVFYWIGMLSRSETGAAIGQKMTWAAVLMGFTGLMVRWYESYLIGADVGHIPVSNLYEVFVLFSLITALLYLYYEGHYGTRALGAFVLLVISAAVGFLMWYSIARDAQQIQPLVPALQSWWMKIHVPANFIGYGSFALSAMVSVAYLCKERGVLADRLPALEVLDDVMYKSIAVGFAFFTIATILGALWAAEAWGGYWSWDPKETWALIVWLNYAAWLHMRLMKGLRGTVAAWWALTGLVVTTFAFLGVNMFLSGLHSYGKL, from the coding sequence ATGGATCTGACCCAAGTTTCTTCGTCCCCCGCGCCGCGCGGCCGCGCGCAAGCGGGCGTGCCCGCCCCGGCGCCGCTGTTCGACGAGCGCCCGTTCCTGAAGCGCTTGTCCCTCGTTGACTGGTTGTTCGCGCTCGCGATGGTGGCCGGCGCCGGCTTCGCGCTCGTGCATTATCAGGCGCACATGGATTACTACGATCAGGCCGTGATGACCGGCGCGACCGCCGCGCTGGTCGTGCTCGGCTGGCGCTGGAAGCCGGCGCGGCTGCTGATGGCGTCGATCGCGGTGTTCTCGCTGCTGTCGCTGAACCTCTATCACGGCGACCTGTCGCGCGCCGATTCGGCGTTCTTCCTGAAGTACTTCCTGTCGAGCCAGTCGGCGATCCTCTGGATGAGCGCGTTGTTCGTGTTCGCCACGGTGTTCTACTGGATCGGCATGCTGAGCCGCTCCGAAACCGGCGCCGCGATCGGCCAGAAGATGACCTGGGCCGCCGTGCTGATGGGCTTCACGGGCCTGATGGTGCGCTGGTACGAGTCGTACCTGATCGGCGCCGACGTCGGCCACATCCCGGTGTCGAACCTCTACGAAGTGTTCGTGCTGTTCAGCCTGATCACGGCGCTGCTCTATCTGTACTACGAAGGGCATTACGGCACGCGCGCGCTCGGCGCGTTCGTGCTGCTCGTGATCAGCGCCGCGGTCGGCTTCCTGATGTGGTACTCGATCGCGCGCGACGCGCAGCAGATCCAGCCGCTCGTGCCGGCGCTGCAGAGCTGGTGGATGAAGATCCACGTGCCGGCCAACTTCATCGGCTACGGCAGCTTCGCGCTGTCGGCGATGGTCAGCGTGGCCTACCTGTGCAAGGAGCGCGGCGTGCTGGCCGATCGCCTGCCCGCGCTCGAGGTGCTCGACGACGTGATGTACAAGTCGATCGCGGTTGGCTTTGCGTTCTTCACGATCGCGACGATCCTCGGCGCGCTGTGGGCCGCCGAAGCGTGGGGCGGCTACTGGAGCTGGGACCCGAAGGAGACCTGGGCGCTGATCGTCTGGCTCAACTACGCGGCGTGGCTGCACATGCGGCTCATGAAGGGGCTGCGCGGCACCGTCGCCGCCTGGTGGGCGCTGACGGGCCTCGTCGTCACCACCTTCGCGTTCCTCGGTGTGAACATGTTCCTCTCGGGGCTGCACAGCTACGGCAAGCTGTGA